In Dama dama isolate Ldn47 chromosome 20, ASM3311817v1, whole genome shotgun sequence, a single window of DNA contains:
- the CNN3 gene encoding calponin-3, which produces MTHFNKGPSYGLSAEVKNKIASKYDHQAEEDLRNWIEEVTGMSIGANFQLGLKDGIILCELINKLQPGSVKKVNESSLNWPQLENIGNFIKAIQAYGMKPHDIFEANDLFENGNMTQVQTTLVALAGLAKTKGFHTTIDIGVKYAEKQTRRFDEGKLKAGQSVIGLQMGTNKCASQAGMTAYGTRRHLYDPKMQTDKPFDQTTISLQMGTNKGASQAGMLAPGTRRDIYDQKLTLQPVDNSTISLQMGTNKVASQKGMSVYGLGRQVYDPKYCAAPTEPVIHNGSQGTGTNGSEISDSDYQAEYPDEYHGEYQDDYPRDYQYGDQGIDY; this is translated from the exons ATGACCCACTTCAACAAGGGCCCTTCCTATGGGCTCTCGGCCGAGGTCAAGAACAAG ATTGCTTCCAAGTATGATCATCAGGCAGAAGAAGATCTCCGCAATTGGATAGAAGAGGTGACAGGCATGAGCATTGGCGCCAACTTCCAGCTGGGCTTGAAAGATGGCATTATCCTCTGCGA ACTCATAAACAAGCTACAGCCAGGCTCAGTGAAGAAGGTCAATGAGTCCTCATTAAACTGGCCTCAG ttggagaATATCGGCAACTTTATTAAAGCTATTCAGGCTTATGGCATGAAGCCACATGACATATTTGAAGCAAATGATCTTTTTGAGAATGGCAACATGACCCAGGTTCAGACTACGTTGGTGGCCCTAGCAGGTCTG GCCAAAACAAAAGGATTCCATACAACCATTGACATTGGAGTTAAGtatgcagaaaaacaaacaagacgTTTTGATGAAGGAAAGTTAAAAGCTGGCCAGAGTGTAATTGGCTTGCAG ATGGGAACCAACAAATGCGCCAGCCAAGCAGGTATGACGGCCTATGGGACGAGGAGGCACCTTTATGATCCCAAAATGCAAACTGACAAGCCTTTTGATCAGACCACAATTAGCCTGCAGATGGGCACCAACAAAGGCGCCAGCCAG GCGGGAATGTTAGCACCGGGTACCCGAAGAGACATCTACGATCAGAAGCTAACATTACAACCCGTGGACAACTCGACGATTTCCCTACAGATGGGTACCAACAAAGTCGCTTCCCAGAAAGGAATGAGTGTATATGGGCTTGGGCGGCAAGTGTATGATCCCAAATACTGTGCTGCTCCCACAGAACCTGTCATTCACAATGGAAGCCAAGGCACAGGAACCAATGGGTCAGAAATCAGTGATAGTGATTATCAGGCAGAATACCCAGATGAATATCATGGCGAGTACCAAGATGACTACCCCAGAGATTACCAGTATGGTGACCAAGGCATTGATTATTAG